The Lycium barbarum isolate Lr01 chromosome 12, ASM1917538v2, whole genome shotgun sequence genome includes a region encoding these proteins:
- the LOC132624161 gene encoding uncharacterized protein LOC132624161, with product MALMEPFQHFRHIERFRRRLGMRYAHHNCNGTIWFFINNNTDVEVIQDTDQQITVKPSFQEDNKILMTTMIYAKCEALERINLWDNLCNLADQIEVPWFVGGNFNVIMNEYEKIGGLLVYPDEYEDFAFCVNSCKLFEVAFKMSLFIWWNDRAGRDCIFKRLDRILTNSKLQDWFSHKVEHLSRTGFDHASLLLTCGDSSQHARKPLRFLKVWIEHESFLEVVNQGWNAEFEADELITFKLKLKKLVVREDIVRVKEQLFEDDPSPANKMVLQPAQAELKKYMHYEEEFWRQKSQFTYFSNGDRNTMFLHNMANGRRKRFQIKRIKKQDGSWIEGEDALAKEATQFYHYGFTQEDISSNFSLLQHVPNIVTQENNQILTSMPTLEDIKKAIFDRSGDSSGGPDGMIVAFYQVCWDIVGSDVYNVVKLFFEGQNFPMSITHTNLVLIPKKNNVETFADMRPISLSNFINKVISRVVQNKLENVVPTLVSANQSGFVKGRCIIENVL from the exons ATGGCATTGATGGAACCATTTCAGCATTTTAGACACATTGAAAGATTTAGAAGGAGATTGGGCATGAGATATGCACATCACAACTGCAATGGTACAATTTGGTTCTTTATAAATAATAATACAGATGTAGAGGTGATTCAGGATACAGATCAACAGATCACAGTTAAGCCAAGTTTTCAGGAGGATAACAAGATTCTTATGACTACTATGATTTATGCAAAGTGTGAAGCATTGGAAAGAATTAATCTTTGGGATAACTTGTGTAACCTAGCTGATCAAATTGAAGTACCCTGGTTTGTGGGAGGGAATTTCAATGTCATtatgaatgaatatgagaaaatagGGGGTCTGCTAGTTTATCCAGATGAGTATGAAGATTTTGCATTCTGTGTTAATTCATGTAAACTCTTTGAAGTTGCTTTTAAAATGAGCTTATTCATATGGTGGAATGATAGAGCTGGTAGGGATTGTATTTTTAAAAGGTTGGATAGAATTCTCACTAACTCAAAACTACAGGATTGGTTTAGTCACAAAGTTGAACATTTATCTAGAACTGGTTTTGATCATGCTTCTCTTCTACTTACTTGTGGAGATTCATCTCAACATGCAAGGAAACCCTTAAGATTTCTAAAGGTTTGGATAGAACATGAGTCCTTTTTAGAGGTTGTGAATCAAGGGTGGAATGCTGAGTTTGAAGCAGATGAACTCATCACTTTTAAACTGAAGCTTAAAAAG CTCGTAGTAAGGGAAGATATTGTGAGAGTTAAAGAACAGCTTTTTGAAGATGATCCTTCTCCTGCAAACAAGATGGTCCTCCAACCGGCACAAGCAGAATTGAAGAAGTATATGCATTATGAAGAGGAATTCTGGAGACAGAAATCTCAGTTTACTTATTTTTCTAATGGGGATAGGAATACAATGTTTTTGCATAATATGGCAAATGGTAGGAGGAAGAGATTTCAGATCAAAAGGATAAAAAAGCAAGATGGAAGTTGGATTGAGGGGGAAGATGCTCTAGCTAAGGAAGCAACTCAATTTTATCATTATGGATTTACACAGGAGGATATCTCTTCGAATTTTTCATTGCTGCAACATGTTCCTAATATAGTTACTCAGGAGAATAATCAGATACTTACCAGCATGCCAACTCTTGAAGACATTAAGAAGGCAATTTTTGATCGGTCAGGAGATAGCTCAGGTGGTCCAGATGGTATGATAGTAGCATTTTATCAAGTATGCTGGGATATTGTGGGGTCTGACGTGTATAATGTAGTGAAACTCTTTTTTGAAGGACAAAATTTCCCAATGTCCATAACTCATACAAATTTGGTTCTGATCCCAAAGAAGAATAATGTTGAGACCTTTGCAGATATGAGGCCCATAAGTCTAAGTAATTTTATTAACAAAGTTATCTCTAGAGTGGTGCAGAATAAGCTTGAAAATGTTGTGCCTACTTTGGTATCTGCTAATCAGTCTGGTTTTGTAAAGGGAAGATGTATCATTGAGAATGTACTGTAA